From a single Chloroflexota bacterium genomic region:
- a CDS encoding DUF4097 family beta strand repeat protein has translation MPRQNFQVNENAHIEIRACEERVTVIGWDDAQTIAVDGEARQEGNTIFVEKLERVTLRVPRAATVLIRDCEADVRVEGLRGRVELASIEGDVVLRELQDVLARDLDGALVAKDVVSLKGEGTWDGDVALRGVEQLAADEIEGDASMGSLGTANIKTLGGDLAARGIRGALALGDVAGDVSLRDVAGQLSIERVGGDLAASDVRGALDAQDIEGDAVITFAQVAETKLRADGDVVIRLPEGANAEIELDALRGDLMVSGAVQVREQDDSHLRGTLGSGGVKIQAESTRGDLVLNAGEVERGRAERHEHWQGEDWGGFGRRIADEVRENVFRSLGNMRVQARVTRHREHRHGRHAPDATREPSPRPRGPVAGSPERQAILDAISRGELSVDDAIKKLRGE, from the coding sequence ATGCCACGGCAGAATTTTCAAGTGAATGAAAACGCGCATATCGAAATCCGCGCGTGCGAAGAACGCGTCACGGTGATCGGTTGGGATGACGCGCAGACGATTGCGGTAGATGGCGAGGCGCGCCAAGAGGGCAATACCATTTTTGTCGAAAAGCTCGAACGGGTGACGTTGCGCGTGCCGCGCGCGGCGACCGTGTTGATTCGCGATTGCGAAGCCGATGTGCGCGTCGAAGGTTTGCGCGGACGCGTCGAATTGGCGAGCATCGAAGGCGATGTGGTCTTGCGTGAGCTTCAAGATGTGCTGGCGCGCGATCTGGACGGCGCGTTGGTTGCGAAAGATGTCGTATCGCTCAAGGGTGAAGGAACCTGGGATGGCGATGTCGCGTTGCGCGGCGTCGAGCAACTCGCCGCGGACGAAATAGAAGGCGATGCGAGCATGGGCAGTCTCGGCACGGCAAACATCAAAACGCTGGGCGGCGATCTTGCCGCGCGCGGCATTCGCGGCGCGCTCGCGCTCGGCGATGTTGCAGGCGATGTGAGTCTGCGCGATGTCGCGGGGCAACTGAGCATCGAACGCGTTGGCGGCGATCTCGCGGCGTCCGACGTGCGCGGCGCGCTCGACGCGCAAGACATCGAAGGCGACGCGGTGATCACGTTCGCTCAGGTTGCGGAGACAAAACTGCGCGCCGATGGCGACGTGGTGATTCGTTTGCCCGAAGGCGCGAACGCCGAAATCGAATTGGACGCATTGCGCGGCGATTTGATGGTGAGCGGCGCGGTGCAGGTGCGCGAGCAGGACGACAGCCATCTGCGTGGCACGCTGGGCAGCGGCGGCGTTAAAATCCAAGCCGAGTCCACACGCGGCGACCTCGTGTTGAACGCGGGCGAGGTCGAGCGCGGGCGCGCGGAACGGCACGAGCATTGGCAAGGCGAGGACTGGGGCGGATTCGGTCGGCGCATCGCGGACGAAGTGCGCGAGAATGTGTTTCGTTCGCTCGGCAACATGCGTGTGCAAGCGCGCGTCACCCGGCATCGCGAACATCGGCACGGGCGGCACGCGCCCGACGCGACGCGCGAACCGTCGCCGCGACCGCGCGGTCCCGTCGCAGGTTCGCCTGAACGCCAAGCGATTCTCGACGCGATCTCGCGCGGCGAGTTGAGCGTGGACGACGCGATCAAAAAATTGCGCGGGGAATAA
- a CDS encoding phage holin family protein has protein sequence MRHIILRLVINAIGLYAATRFVPGISFEGDWTTIALVAFIFGLVNALVRPVLTVLTCPFVALTLGLFIFVINALMLGLTAWLAGQFGIAFTVADFTAAFLGALVISIVSFLLSLLIRGDDRDRRR, from the coding sequence ATGCGACACATCATACTACGACTTGTCATCAACGCGATTGGTTTGTATGCCGCGACGCGTTTCGTGCCCGGCATTTCGTTCGAGGGGGATTGGACGACGATTGCGCTCGTCGCGTTCATCTTTGGCTTGGTAAACGCGCTCGTGCGCCCGGTGTTGACCGTGCTCACGTGCCCGTTTGTCGCGTTGACGCTGGGTCTGTTCATTTTTGTCATCAACGCGTTGATGCTGGGATTGACTGCGTGGCTTGCCGGTCAATTCGGCATCGCGTTCACGGTTGCGGATTTTACCGCCGCGTTCCTCGGCGCGCTCGTCATCAGCATCGTCAGTTTCTTGCTGTCGTTGCTGATTCGCGGGGATGATCGCGACCGGCGACGATGA
- a CDS encoding undecaprenyl/decaprenyl-phosphate alpha-N-acetylglucosaminyl 1-phosphate transferase translates to MIFLLVFVTGFGLALALTPLAIRLAERTGAVALPDARRRHAKPMPRLGGLSLCLAFLGALGVSLLYPRTDPYEPARLIGLTFGCVLMFLVGAYDDYRELNAWSQLAAQVIAACIAIAAGVLINQVQSPFGGLILFDAWFAVPFTLFWLTGMMNTINWLDGLDGLAAGVVVIASGVMFIHSYRDGQYSISFLALALAGASLGFLPFNFFPARIFMGGGALVLGYALGTVSTIGGAKVATALLVLFIPILDVAWQIIARVRAGKSPYAADRGHLHFRLLDLGVPQRAIVLLYYVFTVIFGALALLLPLGVYKLIAMIVIGIGAVIALYEIARKQTTKKPRD, encoded by the coding sequence ATGATTTTCTTGCTTGTCTTTGTCACTGGGTTTGGTTTGGCGCTCGCGCTCACCCCGCTTGCGATTCGCCTCGCCGAACGCACCGGCGCGGTTGCGTTGCCGGACGCGCGGCGCAGGCACGCCAAGCCGATGCCGCGTCTGGGCGGACTATCGCTCTGCCTCGCGTTTCTCGGCGCGCTCGGCGTATCGCTCCTCTACCCGCGCACCGATCCCTACGAACCAGCGCGCTTGATCGGTTTGACGTTCGGCTGTGTCTTGATGTTCCTCGTCGGCGCGTACGACGATTATCGCGAATTGAACGCGTGGTCACAACTTGCCGCGCAAGTGATCGCGGCATGCATCGCCATCGCTGCGGGCGTACTCATCAATCAGGTTCAAAGTCCGTTCGGCGGACTGATTTTATTCGACGCGTGGTTCGCCGTGCCATTCACGTTGTTTTGGCTGACTGGAATGATGAACACGATCAACTGGCTCGACGGACTGGACGGTCTCGCCGCCGGCGTGGTCGTCATTGCGAGCGGCGTGATGTTCATCCATAGTTATCGCGACGGACAGTACTCGATCTCATTTCTCGCGCTCGCGCTCGCCGGCGCGTCGCTCGGATTTCTGCCGTTCAATTTTTTCCCCGCGCGTATTTTTATGGGCGGCGGCGCGCTCGTGCTCGGTTACGCGCTCGGCACCGTCTCGACGATTGGCGGCGCCAAGGTCGCGACCGCACTCCTCGTTCTGTTCATCCCGATTCTCGACGTGGCGTGGCAAATCATCGCGCGCGTGCGCGCCGGCAAATCGCCGTACGCGGCGGATCGCGGACATTTGCACTTTCGCCTGCTCGACCTGGGAGTGCCGCAACGCGCGATTGTGTTGCTGTACTATGTGTTCACCGTGATCTTTGGCGCGCTCGCGCTTCTCTTGCCGCTCGGCGTGTACAAATTGATCGCGATGATCGTGATTGGCATCGGCGCGGTCATCGCGCTGTACGAAATCGCGCGCAAGCAAACAACGAAAAAACCGCGAGACTAA
- a CDS encoding efflux RND transporter permease subunit: MNIANISIRQPVFIAMLMLALIVVGFIGYSRLPVDLIPNINIPYVFVMTVYPGASPDEVQREVSERLEEALGTLNGVKNVTSTSSENVSQVLVEYDLAFSAVRAAEDVREKVATVRGAFPADVQDPVIQRIDPAAAPILTFAVVEQTGKMPPDELRRLVENKIKPRLDRLDGVADINISGGWVRQIQIALNLDEMRLRRIAPQQIVSAIQTENLNLPGGRITDNGKDVLVRTPGNFKSVAEIGEIIVANPRGVPVYLKDVATVKDGFAEVVNYSRLNGKDTVAVSIIKQSGTNTVRVADEVKAELARVEKEFPDLALTVASDQSEFVKSSVEDSITDLILGGVFASLVVLLFFRDVRNTLVTVVGLPVIMIGTFAVMNALGLGLNMITLMALALAVGLVIDDAIVVRENIFRHMERGETPKEAASRGTNEVSLAVLAMTLTVLSVFLPVAFTTGFIGIFFREFGLTISIAVAISLVEAFTLAPMLSAYFFKQMKPKPGHAHEEGAASNLGWLDRFYRRGLAWALRHKIITALIGLLVFVSIFGLATLVEMAFFPSIDSDSFTARLQLKPGTPLAQTDAVARQIENSLKELPDVVDVFVSVGSTSAPEIANFTIKMRESGLLTKAEPEIRRRFANVAGLSFSFSDSFGEGGGGVTSRPILLNVKTTGSLEELDQASLAVMNAIADVPGLVDLDRTQQSGKPEMHIEVDRQRASRAGLSTASVGATVRTLINGQTASRYRESGREADIVVRLRPEDRSRLDDILSLAIPSASGQQVPLRNVASVSSSTGPTSIRRINRQPQIAVGANFVGRTQGAVVNDVRARVDKVTLPPGVTVSFGGETEMMAESFNSLLFSMFLSVIFVYMVLASQFGSFTQPLVLMLALPLSIIGAFMALLIAHFAFDMMAMIGLILLMGLVTKNSILLVDFTNRLRDQGMSRDEALLTAGPIRLRPILMTTLALILGMLPVALGLGAGGSFRASMAVAVIGGLITSTLLTLILVPVAYSIMDSILGRLRRRSKEPQPMPAPSPAAE, encoded by the coding sequence ATGAATATCGCGAACATATCAATTCGTCAGCCGGTTTTTATCGCGATGCTGATGCTGGCGCTGATCGTCGTCGGATTCATCGGCTACTCGCGTTTGCCGGTGGATTTGATACCGAACATCAACATTCCATACGTTTTTGTGATGACGGTTTATCCGGGTGCAAGCCCCGACGAAGTCCAGCGCGAGGTGAGTGAACGCTTGGAGGAGGCGCTCGGCACACTCAACGGCGTCAAGAATGTAACCTCCACATCGAGTGAGAATGTGTCCCAAGTTCTCGTCGAGTACGATTTGGCATTCTCGGCTGTGCGCGCAGCGGAAGATGTACGCGAGAAAGTGGCGACGGTGCGCGGCGCATTCCCAGCCGACGTACAGGATCCGGTCATCCAACGGATTGATCCAGCCGCCGCGCCGATTTTGACATTTGCCGTCGTCGAGCAGACCGGCAAAATGCCGCCCGATGAATTGCGCCGCCTGGTCGAGAACAAGATCAAACCACGCCTGGATCGTCTCGACGGCGTCGCCGACATCAACATCTCCGGCGGGTGGGTGCGCCAAATTCAGATCGCGCTCAACCTCGACGAAATGCGTCTGCGCCGCATCGCGCCCCAGCAAATCGTCAGCGCGATCCAAACCGAAAACCTGAATTTGCCGGGCGGGCGCATCACCGACAACGGTAAGGACGTTCTCGTGCGCACGCCGGGCAACTTTAAAAGTGTTGCCGAGATTGGCGAGATCATCGTCGCGAATCCGCGCGGGGTGCCGGTGTATCTCAAAGATGTCGCGACGGTGAAAGACGGCTTTGCCGAGGTCGTAAACTATAGCCGACTCAACGGCAAAGACACGGTTGCCGTTTCGATCATCAAACAGTCGGGCACAAACACGGTGCGCGTCGCCGACGAGGTCAAGGCGGAGTTGGCGCGCGTCGAAAAAGAATTTCCCGATCTCGCCTTGACCGTCGCGAGCGACCAGTCCGAGTTCGTCAAAAGCTCGGTCGAGGACTCGATCACGGACTTGATCCTGGGTGGCGTGTTCGCTTCGCTCGTCGTGTTGTTGTTCTTTCGCGATGTGCGGAATACGCTTGTCACCGTCGTCGGTTTGCCGGTCATCATGATCGGCACGTTCGCGGTGATGAATGCCCTGGGGCTGGGCTTGAACATGATCACGCTGATGGCGTTGGCGCTCGCGGTCGGCTTGGTGATTGACGATGCCATCGTCGTGCGCGAAAACATTTTCCGCCACATGGAGCGCGGCGAAACGCCGAAAGAAGCCGCGAGTCGCGGCACGAATGAAGTTTCGCTCGCGGTGCTGGCGATGACGCTCACCGTGCTCTCCGTGTTTTTGCCGGTCGCGTTTACGACGGGATTCATCGGCATCTTTTTCCGCGAGTTCGGGTTGACTATTTCCATCGCCGTGGCGATCTCGCTCGTCGAAGCGTTCACGCTTGCGCCGATGCTTTCGGCGTACTTTTTCAAGCAGATGAAACCCAAGCCCGGTCACGCGCACGAAGAAGGCGCGGCGAGTAACCTGGGTTGGCTCGACCGGTTTTATCGGCGCGGGCTGGCTTGGGCGCTGCGGCACAAGATCATCACCGCGCTCATCGGCTTGCTCGTGTTCGTGTCTATTTTCGGCTTGGCAACCCTGGTCGAGATGGCGTTCTTCCCGTCCATTGACAGCGACTCGTTCACCGCGCGTCTGCAACTCAAGCCCGGCACACCTTTGGCGCAGACCGACGCCGTGGCGCGCCAGATCGAAAACAGTTTGAAGGAACTGCCGGATGTGGTAGATGTTTTCGTCAGCGTGGGCAGCACAAGCGCGCCGGAGATCGCGAACTTTACGATCAAGATGCGCGAGAGCGGTTTGCTCACCAAAGCCGAACCGGAAATTCGCCGGCGTTTTGCGAACGTTGCCGGACTCAGTTTCAGTTTCAGCGACTCGTTCGGTGAAGGGGGCGGCGGCGTGACCTCGCGCCCCATCTTGCTGAACGTGAAAACGACCGGCTCGCTCGAAGAATTAGACCAGGCATCCCTGGCGGTGATGAACGCGATTGCCGATGTGCCGGGACTCGTTGACCTGGATCGGACTCAGCAATCCGGCAAACCGGAAATGCACATCGAAGTGGACCGGCAGCGCGCCTCCCGCGCGGGGTTGAGCACGGCGAGCGTCGGCGCGACCGTGCGCACGCTCATCAACGGTCAAACGGCATCGCGCTATCGCGAGAGTGGACGCGAGGCGGACATCGTCGTGCGATTGCGTCCCGAAGATCGTTCGCGCCTCGACGACATCTTGTCGCTGGCGATTCCTTCCGCGTCGGGACAACAAGTGCCCCTGCGCAACGTCGCGTCCGTTTCGTCGAGTACCGGTCCCACGTCCATTCGGCGCATCAATCGTCAACCGCAGATCGCCGTCGGCGCGAACTTTGTCGGACGCACGCAAGGCGCGGTGGTGAATGACGTCCGCGCGCGTGTGGACAAGGTGACATTGCCGCCGGGCGTGACGGTATCTTTCGGCGGCGAAACCGAAATGATGGCAGAGTCGTTCAATTCGCTGTTGTTCTCGATGTTCCTATCGGTCATCTTTGTTTACATGGTGCTGGCATCGCAATTCGGTTCGTTCACGCAACCGCTCGTGTTGATGCTCGCGCTGCCGCTTTCGATCATCGGCGCGTTCATGGCATTGTTGATCGCGCACTTTGCGTTTGACATGATGGCGATGATCGGACTCATCTTGCTGATGGGCTTGGTCACCAAGAACTCGATTCTGCTCGTGGACTTTACCAATCGCTTGCGCGATCAAGGAATGAGCCGCGACGAAGCGTTGCTCACGGCGGGACCGATCCGGTTACGTCCCATTCTGATGACGACGCTGGCGCTCATCCTGGGTATGCTGCCGGTCGCCCTGGGTCTGGGCGCAGGCGGCAGTTTCCGCGCCTCGATGGCGGTCGCGGTCATCGGCGGTCTCATCACCTCGACGTTGCTCACGCTGATTCTCGTGCCAGTTGCGTACAGCATCATGGACAGTATCCTGGGACGATTGCGGCGACGATCCAAAGAACCCCAACCGATGCCCGCGCCATCGCCCGCGGCGGAGTAA
- a CDS encoding efflux RND transporter periplasmic adaptor subunit — translation MFARNKFTLGIGVALLVIGVTLIVACSAERPTATTTSATTTPVIIAHSAEQPTTPASASSVSRVADRTAASTVKATGNLLSENQVTLSFQIGGRVKEVFVKEGDKVKAGMVLASLDTGTLETQVVQAQALFNAAMATFDKVRAGPTPDEVAIARSNLERAKAGVDQAQAAYDRIGGATAPFIAMMPQSLALQQATQTYQAAIAQYNLAVNHPTAQELATAAAQVAQAQLALDQAKQTLINAKLIAPSEGTVVAFTAKVGESATTGVPMATVADLSKMQVLVNVDENTLASVKVGQSVKLSLDVLNGQMLTGRVRKIGLLGTSTTNIVSVPVTIDIDPTDAPIYPGLSATIEFQAK, via the coding sequence ATGTTTGCACGCAACAAATTTACACTTGGAATCGGAGTCGCCCTGCTCGTCATCGGCGTCACCTTGATCGTCGCGTGTAGCGCGGAGCGTCCGACCGCGACGACGACGAGCGCCACCACCACCCCGGTGATCATCGCGCACTCCGCCGAACAACCTACCACGCCGGCGTCGGCATCGAGCGTCTCGCGTGTGGCGGATCGCACGGCAGCGTCAACGGTCAAAGCCACCGGCAATTTGCTTTCTGAGAATCAAGTGACGCTTTCATTCCAAATCGGCGGGCGCGTCAAAGAGGTTTTTGTCAAGGAAGGCGATAAGGTCAAAGCCGGCATGGTGCTGGCGTCGCTCGATACCGGCACGCTCGAAACCCAGGTCGTCCAGGCGCAAGCATTGTTCAACGCGGCAATGGCGACGTTTGACAAGGTGAGAGCCGGACCCACGCCTGACGAGGTAGCCATTGCGCGATCGAATTTGGAACGCGCCAAAGCCGGGGTGGATCAGGCGCAAGCGGCGTATGATCGGATCGGCGGCGCAACCGCGCCGTTTATCGCGATGATGCCGCAATCGCTCGCACTGCAACAAGCGACCCAGACCTATCAAGCCGCCATCGCGCAATACAATCTCGCGGTGAATCACCCGACCGCGCAAGAACTTGCCACCGCGGCGGCGCAGGTCGCGCAAGCGCAACTCGCGCTCGATCAGGCGAAACAAACGCTCATCAACGCGAAATTGATCGCGCCCAGCGAGGGCACCGTCGTGGCGTTCACGGCGAAGGTTGGCGAATCCGCCACGACCGGCGTGCCGATGGCGACCGTCGCCGATCTTTCGAAAATGCAAGTGCTCGTCAATGTGGATGAGAATACGCTGGCATCGGTGAAAGTTGGACAGTCCGTCAAGTTATCGCTCGATGTGCTCAACGGACAAATGCTCACCGGTCGCGTGCGGAAAATCGGTTTGCTCGGTACGTCAACGACGAACATCGTCAGCGTGCCGGTGACGATTGACATTGATCCAACCGACGCGCCGATTTATCCGGGCTTGAGCGCGACAATCGAGTTTCAAGCGAAATAG
- a CDS encoding MarR family transcriptional regulator has protein sequence MAKTHLQLQVDQVGEILRGFIRLKPLLNEPLTPRSLQATRRLKALHAQVGIGHFEVSGLFFRLGVVLYEHAQPMTMSELSKELNVPLSTATRMVDWLVAHHFAERSPDPQDRRIVRVGMTPLGRETYQEMNNLFAHRLEQVLSQLTPKERRQFIALLGKIAQSLKKIRCGDL, from the coding sequence ATGGCAAAGACTCACCTCCAACTCCAAGTTGACCAAGTCGGCGAAATCCTTCGTGGATTCATTCGCCTGAAACCCCTGCTCAATGAACCCCTCACCCCCAGGTCGCTCCAAGCCACACGGCGCTTGAAGGCATTGCACGCGCAAGTGGGCATCGGGCATTTTGAGGTTTCGGGACTCTTCTTCCGGCTCGGCGTCGTTCTCTACGAGCACGCCCAACCGATGACGATGAGCGAACTGAGCAAAGAACTGAATGTTCCACTGAGCACCGCGACACGGATGGTGGATTGGCTGGTTGCCCACCATTTCGCCGAGCGGTCGCCCGACCCCCAAGATCGGCGCATCGTCCGCGTCGGCATGACTCCCCTCGGACGCGAAACCTATCAAGAAATGAACAACTTGTTTGCGCACAGACTGGAGCAAGTGTTGAGTCAACTCACGCCGAAGGAACGCCGGCAATTTATAGCGCTGCTGGGCAAGATCGCCCAATCACTGAAAAAAATCCGTTGCGGTGATTTGTAA
- a CDS encoding efflux RND transporter periplasmic adaptor subunit translates to MSSPSKHTYSMLVTLLLLTTAFIAACGGTSTPAAPASGATTSAPVASRPEGAPQGTRPAGAPLGAQATATATPRATAKTRFVGNLVSVSQATIGFPVAGRLAEIKAPDGTRVKAGDLIASLDTTTLEIQVAQAQAALDLANANWNRIKNGPNEDDAAIAKANVERTYAALIAAQSAYDRIGGASNPLIATTTQGLNLQQAIASYQGAVAQYNITINRPTSSERDTNLAQIAAAQAALEVSRRNLNNARVYAPFDGMVVSMTLKVGESTGANSAIITIADLTRMQVLVNADETTLTALKVGQAATITLDALGGKTLLGRVKKIGMIASSASGIVSVPVWVEIDPSDAVVYPGLSATVEIVTDS, encoded by the coding sequence ATGTCCTCGCCAAGCAAACATACGTATTCGATGCTCGTTACTCTGCTGTTATTGACCACCGCATTCATCGCCGCGTGCGGCGGAACGAGTACGCCTGCCGCGCCAGCAAGCGGCGCGACGACCAGCGCCCCCGTCGCGTCGCGTCCCGAAGGTGCGCCCCAGGGTACGCGTCCCGCCGGCGCGCCACTCGGCGCGCAAGCCACCGCGACGGCGACTCCGCGCGCCACCGCCAAAACGCGGTTCGTCGGCAACCTGGTTTCGGTCAGCCAAGCCACGATCGGTTTTCCGGTCGCCGGTCGCCTTGCGGAAATCAAAGCGCCCGACGGCACGCGGGTTAAAGCCGGCGATTTGATCGCGTCGCTCGACACGACGACGCTGGAGATTCAGGTCGCGCAGGCGCAAGCCGCGCTCGATCTCGCGAACGCAAACTGGAATCGCATCAAGAACGGTCCGAATGAGGATGATGCCGCGATTGCCAAAGCGAATGTCGAACGCACCTATGCCGCGCTGATCGCCGCGCAATCCGCGTACGACCGCATCGGCGGCGCGAGCAATCCGCTGATCGCGACGACGACGCAAGGATTGAACTTGCAACAAGCCATCGCCAGTTATCAAGGCGCGGTCGCGCAGTACAACATCACGATCAATCGTCCAACCTCCAGTGAGCGCGACACGAATCTGGCGCAGATCGCGGCGGCGCAAGCCGCGCTCGAGGTGAGCCGGCGCAATCTCAACAACGCGCGCGTGTACGCGCCGTTCGATGGGATGGTCGTTTCGATGACGCTCAAGGTCGGCGAATCCACTGGCGCGAACTCTGCCATCATCACCATTGCGGACTTGACCAGGATGCAAGTTCTCGTGAATGCGGACGAGACCACGCTCACGGCGCTCAAGGTTGGGCAAGCCGCGACGATCACGCTCGATGCGCTCGGCGGCAAAACGTTGCTGGGGCGCGTAAAAAAAATCGGCATGATTGCGTCCAGCGCGAGCGGGATCGTCAGCGTGCCGGTCTGGGTCGAGATTGATCCAAGTGATGCCGTCGTCTATCCTGGGTTGAGCGCAACGGTGGAGATTGTAACCGATTCGTAA